Proteins from a genomic interval of Paenibacillus sp. FSL H8-0048:
- the asnB gene encoding asparagine synthase (glutamine-hydrolyzing) produces MCGITGFVQWRGDLTGHSQLLVRMTETLANRGPDAAGTWISGPIAFGHRRLSVIDPENGAQPMIARHEDKLYAIVYNGELYNAPELKKELKQRGHHFLTECDTEVLLHAYIEWGPDCTEKLNGIFAFAVWDSLRDQVFLARDRLGVKPLFYSQVDDVFVFGSEPKALLQHPLVQPKVGPEGLAEIFIIGPARTPGQGVYKDIFELRPGHAMIYSRSGIRSYAYWKLESVRHTDNVDETAARVRELLQDTLERQLVSDVPVCSLLSGGLDSSALTALAVDYYKRTGQGRVDTFSVDYVDNDKHFKSHTFQPGADGPWIQRMVDELDTNHHYIAFDTPELAAALDNALYSRDLPGMTDVDSSLYLFCQEIKKKATVAISGEAADEIFGGYPWFHREEMLSSGTFPWSVAPNMRAGLLSPEIREWIRPLEYLGDRYSDAVAEVPKLDGETGKQAQMRVMSYLNITRFMPTLLDRKDRMSMGVGLEVRVPYCDHRLVQYVFNIPWEIKMTGNREKGILRKALEGVLPDDVLYRKKSPYPKTHNPAYLNKVRSQVLSILDDPSSPILPLIDPAKIREIAASPESSTNLPWFGQLMSGPQLFAYLAQVNLWLKTYNVSIG; encoded by the coding sequence ATGTGCGGAATAACCGGATTTGTCCAGTGGCGCGGTGATCTTACAGGGCACTCGCAACTGCTCGTCAGAATGACCGAAACGTTAGCCAACCGCGGACCGGATGCAGCCGGAACCTGGATTTCAGGACCTATTGCCTTCGGTCACCGCCGACTCAGCGTCATCGATCCTGAGAATGGTGCACAACCGATGATTGCCCGCCATGAAGATAAGCTGTACGCAATAGTATATAACGGCGAGCTATATAATGCCCCTGAGCTGAAAAAAGAGCTGAAGCAGCGCGGGCATCATTTTCTCACGGAATGCGATACCGAGGTTCTGCTGCATGCCTACATCGAATGGGGGCCGGATTGCACGGAGAAGCTCAATGGCATCTTCGCCTTTGCCGTCTGGGACAGCCTACGCGATCAGGTATTCCTGGCTCGTGACCGCCTGGGCGTGAAGCCGCTGTTCTACAGCCAAGTCGATGACGTTTTCGTCTTCGGGTCGGAGCCCAAGGCGCTGCTGCAGCATCCCCTCGTCCAGCCGAAGGTCGGACCGGAGGGTCTGGCCGAGATTTTCATAATCGGTCCGGCACGGACTCCGGGACAAGGGGTATACAAAGATATATTCGAGCTTCGCCCGGGTCATGCCATGATTTACAGCCGCAGCGGAATCCGCAGCTATGCCTACTGGAAGCTGGAGAGTGTCCGGCATACCGATAACGTGGATGAGACGGCAGCACGGGTGCGCGAATTGCTTCAGGATACGCTGGAGCGCCAGCTGGTCTCTGATGTCCCTGTCTGCTCACTGCTCTCCGGCGGACTGGACTCCAGCGCCCTGACCGCGCTTGCCGTAGATTATTACAAGCGGACCGGCCAGGGCCGGGTCGATACCTTCTCAGTCGATTATGTAGACAACGACAAGCATTTCAAAAGCCATACCTTCCAGCCCGGAGCCGACGGTCCCTGGATTCAGCGGATGGTCGACGAGCTGGACACGAACCATCACTATATCGCTTTTGACACACCGGAGCTGGCAGCCGCACTCGATAATGCCCTGTACTCCCGCGATTTGCCGGGGATGACCGACGTGGATTCCTCACTCTATTTGTTCTGCCAGGAGATCAAAAAGAAAGCCACCGTAGCCATCTCAGGCGAAGCAGCAGACGAAATCTTCGGCGGCTATCCCTGGTTCCACCGTGAGGAGATGTTATCCTCCGGTACCTTCCCCTGGTCAGTGGCACCCAACATGCGTGCCGGATTATTATCGCCGGAAATCCGGGAGTGGATACGTCCGCTGGAATATTTAGGAGACCGGTACAGCGACGCGGTGGCCGAGGTACCGAAGCTTGACGGTGAGACCGGCAAACAGGCACAGATGCGTGTGATGTCCTATCTCAACATTACCCGCTTCATGCCGACCCTGCTGGACCGCAAGGACCGGATGAGCATGGGCGTGGGACTGGAGGTACGCGTTCCGTATTGTGACCACCGGCTGGTGCAATATGTTTTTAACATTCCATGGGAAATTAAGATGACAGGCAACCGGGAGAAAGGCATTCTGCGCAAGGCGCTGGAGGGCGTACTGCCGGACGATGTGCTCTACCGCAAAAAAAGCCCGTACCCCAAAACGCATAACCCTGCCTATCTGAACAAGGTGCGCTCACAGGTGCTGAGCATTCTGGACGATCCCTCCTCCCCTATCCTCCCGCTCATTGATCCGGCCAAAATCCGGGAAATCGCCGCGTCACCAGAGTCTTCGACCAATCTGCCATGGTTCGGCCAGCTGATGTCCGGCCCGCAATTATTCGCTTATCTGGCCCAGGTCAACCTGTGGCTGAAGACTTACAATGTGTCGATCGGCTGA